A stretch of DNA from Lysinibacillus sp. B2A1:
CTAATTATAACCAAGTATTAGTAATAATTGCGCTTTTCAAAGTGGAACCTTCCTTTTCTTAAAGTTTCTTTTCATAAATCATTACATAAAAATTTTAAAAATTTAACCTAATTTTAAACTTTATCGTGTATAGTTTTTTCAGTTGAAAATAAAAAGTTCAACGATAAGAAAAAATTAATAACAGGTGAGGATGGTTCTAGAAACAAGTTAATCCAAGAGTTCTATAGGAAGGGAGCTTTACTTTAATACTTTAACAAGAAATCAAATATTGAAGAATGAAGGATTGTGATGAAATATTTGAAGAAATTTCAGCAATGGGGCTTAATTATTTTATTATTTGCGATTTGTTTATTAATACCACCTGGTAGTGAAAGTGTTAAAGCTGCGGATCCAGTGGGTACAGCTATCGTAGATCAGGAACAACCGCTACAAAGTGGTAATATTTGGGTTAATGCCGAACTTCCAAGAAGTCAGTCATTTATGCCTGCATATTCGGGGTATCTTAGTCAGATTGACATTCATGTATTCGATTATAGAGGTTCACCTGGAGCCCTTAAAATAGAAATTTACGACGAACAAAATATGTCGGTACCTATGGCTTCAGTAACAAGACCTGATATCAATAGCGGGTGGATATCTAGTGATTTCAGTAACAATAAACCCTATCTGAAAAAGAATGTGAGTTATCGAATGATAATTTCTACTGAAAACGGTGGAATTAATGGCTTTGGCTGGTATGGCAAGTCAGGTAATCCCTATCCAAGAGGGTCTGCTTCAAGTGACTATGATTTTTCATTTAGAACGTACATGATTCCAGATTATTCACTATCTCCAGCAGAAAGTCAAATAACAGTAAGTAGTCCTAGTCTTATAGCAGATGGAATAAGTCAAACAACAGTGACAGTAAAGTTAAAAGATGCTCAGGGGACTGATATAACAACTGGTGGAGAGTCGGTCACTATTTCATCTACACAGGGGACAGTTAGTGCTGTCACAGATAATAATAATGGCACCTATACAGCAACTTTAACTGCCTCGACAACTACCAGCACTGGTACAATTAGTGGAACTGTTGGCGGTAAAGCGATAGCAGGGACAGCCAGCGTGCAATTCGTTCCAGGTTCACCGTCAACAGAAAAGAGTACAGTCGGAGTAAGCAATGGTTCTCTTTTAGCAGATGGTATAAGTCAGGCAACAATTACCGTCAAATTGAAGGATGCTCAGAACAACGAGATCAAGGCAGGTGGAGCAGCAGTAGCTATTTCCTCAACACTAGGAACAGTTGGGGATGTAACCGATAATAATAATGGTACCTATACAGCAACCTTAACTGCCCCAATAACAGTAGGTACGGCGACAATTAGTGCAAGTGTTGGAGGTAATCCAATAACTGCAACAGCCAGTGTACAATTTAATCCTAAAACAGCCCAATCGGTTACTGCTACAGTAGCAACATCAACACCAATAGTCGGTATGGATAATAGCATCACGCTATCTGTCAAGAATGCATTAGGTGATAAAGACACTACATTTAATGGTATAAAAAACGTGACAATTAGCGGCTATAAACAGGCTCCGAATGGGTTCATAGGTAGCTTTAATGGTCAAATATTGACTTCAATGAGTGAGATAGTTGCGCTAAATTTCACAAATGGTGAAGCAACATCAAGCTTAAAACTGAATGCAGCGTCGGCTCAAACAATTGAATTAGCAGTATCAGGTGTTGACATTGCTACAACAAATTCGCTAATAATTACGCCAATAGCAGGAAATGCAACAGTGATGAAGTTGACAACAGATATTATTCCTCCATCCGTTAATGGAGTGGCATTTGGGCAACAGCCTGTATTGACCCTTTATGATGGCTACGGAAACGTAAGTGTTAACGACAATACAAAGGTCGTTGCAGTGACCAAGAAAGATGTTGGAGCATGGACATTGACTGGGACCCTAACGGCTACAGCAAATGCTGGAATCATCAGCTTTTCTAATTTAGGTGCCATGAATGCAGCTAAAGTGACAGGAGCGCAGTTGGCTTTTGATGCGCCAGGGTTAGCACAGTTAACAAGCACAGCCGTTACACTTATTCCTAAACAATATACAGTTGGATTTGACACAAACGGTGGTAATTCCATAGCAGGCCTTTCCATTACTCATGGAGATAAATTGATTGCACCCACAGAACCAATCAAAATAGGATATACGTTTGTAGATTGGTATAAGAATGCTGGATTTACAACAAAGTGGGACTTTGCGACAGATGTAATCACAGCGGAAACAAAGCTTTATGCTAAATGGACAGTGAATAGTTATAGCGTGACGTTTAACACAAACGGCGGTTCAGCTGTAGCATCCGACTCAGTAATCTATAATGAAAAAGTGACAAAGCCAACAGCACCGACTAAGGCAGGGCATACATTTGCAGGCTGGTTTAAGGAAAGTGCCCTTGCAACCGAGTGGAACTTTGCAACAGATGTAATCACAACGGAAACAACGCTCTATGCTAAATGGACAGTGAATAGTTATAGCGTGACGTTTAACACAAACGGAGGTTCAGCTGTAGCGTCCGACTCTGTAAACTATAATGAAAAAGTGACAAAGCCAACAGCACCAAGTAAGGCAGGGTATACATTTGTAGGCTGGTTTAAGGAAAGTGCCCTTGCAACCGAGTGGGACTTTGCGACAGATGTAATCACAGCGGAAACAACGCTCTATGCTAAATGGACAGTGAATAGTTATGGCGTAACGTTTAACACAAACGGAGGTTCAGCTGTAGCGTCCGACTCTGTAAACTATAATGAAAAAGTGACAAAGCCAACAGCACCAAGTAAGGCAGGGTATACATTTGTAGGCTGGTTTAAAGAAAGTGCCCTTGCAACCGAGTGGGACTTTGCGACAGATGTAATCACAGCGGATACAACGCTCTATGCTAAATGGACAGTGAATAGTTATGGCGTAACGTTTAACACAAACGGAGGTTCAGCTGTAGCGTCCGACTCTGTAATCTATAATGAAAAAGTGACCAAACCAAAAGCACCGACTAAGACAGGGTATACATTTGCAGGCTGGTTTAAAGAAAGTGCCCTTGCAACCGAGTGGGACTTTGCGACAGATGTAACCACGGCTGATACAACGCTCTATGCCAAATGGACAGTGAATAGTTATGGCGTAACATTTAACACAAACGGTGGTTCAGCTGTAGCGTCCGACTCAGTAATCTATAATGAAAAAGTGACAAAGCCAACAGCACCAAGTAAGGCGGGGTATACATTTGCAGGCTGGTTTAAGGAAGGTGCCCTTGCAACCGAGTGGGACTTTGCGACAGATGTAATCACAGCGGATACAACGCTCTATGCTAAATGGACAGTGAATAGTTATGGTGTAACGTTTAACACAAACGGAGGTTCAGCTGTAGCGTCCGACTCTGTAATCTATAATGAAAAAGTAACCAAACCAAAAGCACCGACTAAGGTAGGGTATACTTTTATGGGGTGGTATAAAAATGCAACTTTCACAACAGAATGGAATTTTACAAATGATGTGGTAACAGAGGATATAACACTCTATGCCAAATGGATGGTAAATTCAACTGGAGGTGGAGGTGAATATCCATCAATACCGACAACTCCAACAGTACCAGTAAATCCAGTTCCGACGCCGACTGAACCGTCAATACCAGAAAATTTAACCCCCTCACCTGAGGAACAACCAGATAGTGAGCCAACTGAGCAGGAGCCTGAACAGCAGCAATATGTGTTCTCAGATGTGCCGAAATCACATTGGGCGTGGGAGATGATTCAAGATATGGCGAGACGAGGGGTTATTACGGGTTATCCTGATCAATCATTTCGACCTAATGAATTTATCAAACGCCAGCATATTGCCATTATGCTAACACGAGCTTTTGAGCTAGAACCATCTCGTGAGGCTACCTCTTTTTCAGATGTTCTGCCTAGTCATCCTTATTATGAGGCGATTACAAAGCTGCAACGGGCAGGTATTATTGATGGCTCGAATGGAGCATTTCGTCCAGATGAATGGTTGACGCGTGCCCAAATGGCAAAAATTCTTGTGGCGGTACTTCAATTGCCACCAGGTGATAAGAGCTTATTCAAAGATGTAAGTACAGACCATTGGAGTTATGCCAATATAGTTGCCTTAGAACATGAAGGTATTGCCTTAGGTTCGAATGGTTATTTTAAACCTAATGATCCAGTCACACGTGCTCAATTTGTGGCTTTGATGTACCGAGCTCTTAATCAATAATGGTCCAAAAGCATGAGACTGGGACAAAACCCTTCTCTAAACTAAAAAGCCGGTGAAATTTTACAATCAGTAAAATTTCACCGGCTTTGAATTTTTGTCATAAAAAATAAGGACCACATCTGATAAAATTAAGTCACCACAACAAAACTTTTATACGAAAGAAGGGTCCTTATGTTTAAAGATTATAACATGAATCAAGTTGTTTTACCGTTAGATTTAGAAATAAAACTTCAAGAAAATGATATCGCCTACGCCATCAATGATTTAGTGGAAAGTATTCCAAATGAAGCGTTGGATTTATTTCTTAGAAGCACGGGTTGTCCCGCTTATCATCCACGAATGATGTTAAAAATTATTCTGTGTGCTTACACCCAATCGGTTTTCTCTGGAAGAAAAATTGAAGATCTCGTAAAAGACAGTGTTCGAATGATGTGGTTAGCTCAAGGTTATGAACCGAGCTATCGAACAATTAATCGTTTTCGTGTTCATCCAGCGGTAAAGGAATTATTACGCCAATGTTTTGTCCAATTTCGTTGTCAGCTTGTGCAAGAAAAGCTGATTGAGAATGAAGCTATTTTTATCGACGGAACTAAGATTGAAGCGAATGCCAACAAATTTACATTCGTGTGGAAAAAGTCGATTGAGAAATATCATAACGGACTAATTGAAAAGTCAAACCAGCTATACGATGAACTACTTGAAAAAGAAATCATCCCAGAAATTGAACGGGAAAATGAAAAGGAATTAGCATTGGAAGACCTCGCTCAAATGGTCGAAAAAGTAGATGAAGCGATCGCTGAATATGATCGAAAAATTGAGGACTCATCAGATGTAGCAGAGCGAAAGGCTTTAAGAACGGAACGGAAATTCCCAAAGAAAGCCCGCAAACAATTAATCGACTATATTGAACGCAAACTAAAATACCAAAGAGACTTCGAAATCTTTGACGAACGAAATAGTTATTCGAAAACAGACCCAGATGCGACATTTATGCGTATGAAAGATGACTATATGAAAAATGGTCAATTGAAGGCAGGTTATAACATACAAGTGGCAACAGAAGGTCAGTATGCGCTTGCCTACAGCATTTTTCCAAACCCAGCGGATACACGTACATTAATCCCATTTTTAGATGAAATCGAACAACATTATTTTAAGCTACCAAAACACATCGTCGCAGATGCCGGATATGGCAGTGAACAAAATTATGATGATATCCTTTCGAATCGTAAGCGAGAAGCTTTAATCACGTACACCATGTATGTAAAAGAACAGAAGAAAACGTATAAGCAAAACGAATTCAATACAGCGAACTGGGATTATGATAAAGAAAATGATCGATACACATGCCCAAACCAACAACATCTTGTATTTAAATATCGTACCACGAAAACGGATAAGTATGATTTCACGCGTGAGTTTAAGGTATATGAATGTGAAGACTGTTCCGGATGCCCCCTCCGTTCATTATGTACAAAAGCAAAAGAAGGAAATAATCGTAAGTTACTGGTGAATGAGAAGTGGGAACAACAAAAAGAATATGTGAGAGCAAAGCTTTCAGAAGAAAAAACGAGTACCCTTTATCGTCAACGCAAAATTGACGTGGAACCAGTTTTTGGATTCTTGAAGGCTAATTTGCGTTTCACTCGATTTTCTGTACGAGGAAAATCGAAGGTGGAAAACGAGATGGGCCTCGCATTAATGGCCGTGAATATAAGAAAATTCACAGCCATTAGCTAAAAGCTATCTGGAAAAACATAAAAGATCGAGAAATCCGACTTTGAATTCATTCAAAGTCGGATTTCTCACGAATTGAAGCTAGTTATGTCCCAGCCTCGTGCTTTTCTCTTCTTCTAAATCTAGGTGATTACTTTCCAATTATTCTTCTCTAATGGATGATCCCAAAACAACCACAGATTAGTACTAGTAAGTCTCCAATATCGCCTTACTTTCTGATTCTCCATTACTATATTTTATTTATTATTTGCTAGATTCTCTATGTAAAGACCAATTTAGTTCAGTGTAGAGGGGAATTGTCTATTTTCATAGCTCTTATAGCATTAATCATTGGGATATTCATATTAGTAGTTGGAATGCACACCAAGAAAAAATGGGTAACTTGGATCGCCTTCATTATATTGCTTATGCCATTGTGGGAACTCCTCAAATTATTGATGCTATCTACTTTCTCTTCTTTTTACCGATTTTGGTCTTGATGCTCAGTTGAAAATTCATCTTCATATCTAGGTTAGAGCTGTTTTAGAGGGAATCTTTAACAAATATTTTAAACAGGAATGTTTCAATAAAACTATAAATGGGTGTCTAAAAGCGGAACTATCGCTTTCAGACACCCCTATCTGTTTTTTACGTCATCTTATTTTTAAATTTTTCCTTGATATGGGTGCCACTTACTTCAACAAAGTCTTCATGGTGAGAAGTGTGAACCATCCAAAATCGCTCTCATTCATTCGATTTCTAGTTCATACATAACTTTTTTATTATTTGAAGTAGTATACCAAATAATTTTATTGTTTTTTACAATCGGTTGGACGGTAGATAGCTCCATATCAACTGCTGAGTGGGTTGAAGATGTTGTTTTTCCTTGTCCATTCACATAGACGTATTTTAAGCTACCAATCTTATCATCTAAATATTCTTGCCATAGTACAACAAATTTATCATCTGTTATTTTTACAATTGTAGGCGTTGTTGTAGACAAGGCTGTGTTTTCATAATTAGCAATCGTTGTTTCGATAATGGAAGCATCATTCTTGTTTGAAAAATCCTTTGGAATGCCATATAGGTAAACGTTACGTGTATCTGTGCGATGGTACTGTTTATTTTGGTTGACAGAGTTAAAGGCAGCTAAATAATGCGTAGGGGATTGTTCGAAGCCCCCTATAGATACACCGGTTACATTGTCACCTACACCTCCAGAAATAGGAAAAAATTCTTTCTTTGAGTATCTATTCTTTTTATTACTAGATGCGTCTATTAATTTATGAAGGACGAGGCTACGCGGATAAGCATCACCATGATCTAAATATATAGGTGCTTCACCATCCATTAACACATATTGATCAAAGGAGTGACTAACATGATTCCCTTGAAACTCTCCTAATGTATTAATTATTTCCATTGAACTTGTATTAATTTCGAATGTTAATTGAGATTGATGATTTAAGCCATCGCTTGATTTATAACGTTCACGTGATGAATGGAATACGAGTGTATTACCTTGTTCTGCTATTCTTCCTCCCGATGAAGCGTCAAAGGGTATTACGGTAATAATCTCATCTCCTTTAACCGTTGTTGCAGCAATTCGCTTAAAGTTCTTATCATACTTGACAATGCGAATAACCTCTATATTTTCTTCATTCGGGTTATTTTGACCATAGGCAATATAATTACAGGTTTCACCGCTATAAAAAGCGCCAAAAAGAGGTAATTCTAACGCTAACGTTTTTTCGGAAAGCTTTTTAGATTGACTGTCGTATGTAGTAATTTTAATATTTTTATCTACTTCTAACGTTGAGAAGGTATTATCGTTGTTGTCGAAAATATAATCTTTGATAGAAGCAGCCCAATTTCCATGTACGCTTGGTTTTAAAGTGTTTTTAGAAGTATCTACATATTCAAATGGAAACTTTTGAGTCTGTGCTATGTTTTTTTCGGCGCGTATGATAAAGGCAGCCATTTGTCCACGTGTCACATAGGAGCTACCATCAAATGTTGTCTCCGTTTTTCCCTTTGTTACACCATTCTCATATAGCGCAGCAATTGATTCTCGGTAATTTTCATGCACATCTGTTAATGGCAGATTTGCGCTATTCGTTGCCTTTAAATTCATTGCATTAGCCAAAATTTTTGCTAAGTGATTGCGCTGTACATTGTTTTCAGGCTTAAAAGTGCCATCCTCAAAACCGTCAATAATATTTGCCTCTTTTAAAGCGGCGATCGCACCATAATATTGGTGTGTTGTAGGAATATCCTTGAAATTTGGATTTTGGACATTAATCGTATCTAGCTTTAGCACACTCGCAAGAATTTTCGCAGCTTGTCCACGTGTTAAATTTTTCTCGGGTTTAAAAGTGCCATCTGCATAGCCGCTAATAATCCCTCGTTCTTGAAGATCTTTTATGGCATCATAAAATTGATGATTCGATGGTACATCTGACATCGCATTTGTAGTTTCGATTGGAATGACAATCGATGCAACGATAGCTGATGCAGCTGTCACCCTAAAAAATAGTGAGTAATGATGTTTTTTGCCCAAATGCAAAACCTCCTTGGTGATATCACACATATTTTTAACGAAAATTATACAAATTCTACCTGATTTATTTCCCTATGTAGTATTTCTTTCACATCAATACCCATTAAAAATAGCACAAAGAAACTAGCGTATGAATTAATGCGATTCAGCAAAACTAGCTTCCAAAATACGAAAAGTGCATATAATCTCGGCTCGTACTCCAAGCGTCTCCACCCCAAGAGAATCCATGTTTTCTGAACGCCCGAACTACATCCCCATCTTCTGTAATTGAATATATGTTCTCGTAAGGTTTCCAAAAACTACCTGAAAGAATCTTGGTCACGTTGCCATTCTTATCAATCTCACAATGCATATTCTCACTTGCATTGATGTCAAGGGCTGTCCCATTCCGGTGCTCGGAATTGACATTGGTGCGCCAAGAGTATGCGCCTACGTCCTTAATCGGAAATTTCTCTGGTCCATCGAAGATCTCTTGGAATACCGCCTTGTAGGTTTTAGCCAAGTTCTTATGTACAGTCAGCGTTGCTTTTCCTTGGACCTTGTCGCCCTTTGTAGTGGCCTTCCAAACCGGAACCGTAATCTGGGTCATGTTTGACTCAGCAGCTTCTTTCGTTTCGAAGCCGGGCTCCTTATCCTCCCAAACAAGTTGCGTTTTTTCTTCCCACTTCTGCATGTCGCGAATCATTGATTCGGATAGCGTATCTTTAAGTTCAGGTTGTTTTGCATAACGCTCCAACACTACAACAAGTTGTGCCCTCGTCAATTTGTCTGTTATTCCGAAATTATCAAGTGTTTGTCCTTTTTCTAGATTTTTCCCTATCATAAACTTGTTAGCATACATAAATTCTACGGCTTGTTCTAACGTGACGGATTTCCCATATATGTATGATACTAATGCTCGTGCCATCTGACCACGTGTGACATGTTGTGATGCAAATGTTACATTGGTTGTAGAACCTCTCGTGACCATGCCTAAATCCTTGGCTAGCTTATACTCAGTAAATGCGAAATTTTTGTCTAAATTGGCTTTCGTTGTATTTGCCTTTTCGCTTTTAAAACTGTCTGGTTCCTGATATTTCAATATAATCGACAGCATTTGGTATTCTGTTACATAACCTTGAGGATCTAACCAGTTGCCCACGCCTTTTTTCGGGTCAGATGGATGTTTTTGATTTTGATAGCCTGAAATAATTCCTTCGTCTATTGCCCATCTCATGGCTGGCGCCCAGCTTGCATTGATATCAAAATCTTTGTAAGAAGTAAGGTCCGCTGCTGCCAATCGCATCATTGCATTTGTTGCTGGCTCTGCTACTTGCTCTTCCGCATTAGCAACTGCTCCCACTTGCAACAATGAACCTGCCATCATGGAAGTGATTAATATCTTTCCAATTTTTTCTTTTTTACACACTTCAACTCTCTCCTTTAATTTATTAGTGAATCTTGAATGACCCATTTTACCTATTAGAATAGTAATTTTGTTATTCATTTTCCTCCATCATTTTCTAAAATATACACTCATATTACCTTTTTACTATCCTATTTGTAAACACAATATCCTTTTTATTACATTACTAGTGATTGTATATTCTTTTATTTCATTATCATATTGACTAAAAACATTTTAAGATACGTAGTGTTTAGTGATACAAAAATCAACTCCTTCGTCAACTCCCATGAAAGTGCATAATCATCTTTCATTTTCTGTGAAGAAACGCTGATTTTGGTGCTTCATGGTTGGCTAAGGAGTATTTAGCTAACAGGCCAAATTTAAATGTCGATTCCTTAGAGTACAGGAATTCGACTTTTTTAGGTTGAAATTCTCTTAGCATACACAAATTCCAGAATGTTGACGGTTATTCCTATTTAGAAAAATAAAAAAGAAAAATGGGTGGTATAGTGCAATTTAGCACTTTAAATAGGTGCAAATTATCTTCCAAAGGGACTTGATTAGCACTAATAATTAGCCAATATGGATTGCATCATTACTACATTTTTGGACATTTATATTCAATCCAAAGGCTGATAGACTTACAGAATACTAGATTAGGAGTGATAACAATGATTGATGTACGCTACAAAATAAGAGAAGTATTAGATATGAGCAAGATCGATGCATTTTTGCAGCATGCTCGTATTGGGCATCTTGGAATGGTTGATGGTCAACAACCTTATGTAGTTCCACTGAATTTTATTTGGTCAAATGGAAATATTTATTTTCATGGTGCTGGTGGTGGGCGACGAAATAAAGTGGTTCAAGAGAATTCAGAGGTCTGTTTTACTGTATGTGAGGAATATGGAACAATCACTAATCCTGTACCAGCCAAAACAGATACTGCTTATATGAGTGTCATGATTTTTGGGGAAGCAAAGCCTGTTGTCAATTTAGATGAAGCTACATATATGCTGCAAGAGATGATTGATAAATATGTGCCTGGTTACTATAAACGCCCATTATCCAAACAACATGTAGAGAAATACCAATCAGCAGTAT
This window harbors:
- a CDS encoding IS5/IS1182 family transposase encodes the protein MFKDYNMNQVVLPLDLEIKLQENDIAYAINDLVESIPNEALDLFLRSTGCPAYHPRMMLKIILCAYTQSVFSGRKIEDLVKDSVRMMWLAQGYEPSYRTINRFRVHPAVKELLRQCFVQFRCQLVQEKLIENEAIFIDGTKIEANANKFTFVWKKSIEKYHNGLIEKSNQLYDELLEKEIIPEIERENEKELALEDLAQMVEKVDEAIAEYDRKIEDSSDVAERKALRTERKFPKKARKQLIDYIERKLKYQRDFEIFDERNSYSKTDPDATFMRMKDDYMKNGQLKAGYNIQVATEGQYALAYSIFPNPADTRTLIPFLDEIEQHYFKLPKHIVADAGYGSEQNYDDILSNRKREALITYTMYVKEQKKTYKQNEFNTANWDYDKENDRYTCPNQQHLVFKYRTTKTDKYDFTREFKVYECEDCSGCPLRSLCTKAKEGNNRKLLVNEKWEQQKEYVRAKLSEEKTSTLYRQRKIDVEPVFGFLKANLRFTRFSVRGKSKVENEMGLALMAVNIRKFTAIS
- a CDS encoding pyridoxamine 5'-phosphate oxidase family protein, coding for MIDVRYKIREVLDMSKIDAFLQHARIGHLGMVDGQQPYVVPLNFIWSNGNIYFHGAGGGRRNKVVQENSEVCFTVCEEYGTITNPVPAKTDTAYMSVMIFGEAKPVVNLDEATYMLQEMIDKYVPGYYKRPLSKQHVEKYQSAVFGGSVQVYRIDPQHISAKENPIEEGKMHQTD